A section of the Streptomyces sp. NBC_01591 genome encodes:
- the rpsO gene encoding 30S ribosomal protein S15 produces MPLDAATKKQIMSEFAQKEGDTGSPEVQVAMLSRRISDLTEHLKTHKHDHHSRRGLLILVGQRRRLLQYLAKKDIQRFRALVDRLGIRRGAAGGAK; encoded by the coding sequence GTGCCGCTCGACGCCGCTACGAAGAAGCAGATCATGTCCGAGTTCGCCCAGAAGGAGGGTGACACCGGATCCCCCGAGGTCCAGGTCGCGATGCTCTCCCGCCGGATCTCGGACCTGACGGAGCACCTCAAGACGCACAAGCACGACCACCACTCCCGTCGTGGTCTGCTGATCCTGGTCGGCCAGCGTCGCCGCCTCCTTCAGTACCTGGCCAAGAAGGACATCCAGCGCTTCCGTGCCCTGGTCGACCGCCTCGGCATCCGCCGCGGTGCGGCCGGCGGCGCCAAGTAA